The Oligoflexus sp. genome has a window encoding:
- the pruA gene encoding L-glutamate gamma-semialdehyde dehydrogenase, translated as MANIRSTTPTPRNEPVLGYAPGSPERSTLITELKRQAGTRVEIPLVIGEKKILNAKTEHKVVSPHKHAHQLATYTAATAEDVQAAIQSNLAARKEWAALNWEDRAAVFLKAAELLAGKYRPVINAATMLGQSKTSHQAEIDAACELIDFFRFNVHFAERIYSEQPQSAPGMWNRSEARGLEGFVYAVCPFNFTSIAINLPTAPALMGCSVLWKPAPTSLLSAYVGMQVLEEAGLPPGVINLVVGDPAVISSVALAHPDLAGIHFTGSTGVFNMLWKTVGQNIDRYKTYPRLVGETGGKDFVFAHPSANAQELVTGLIRGAFEFQGQKCSAASRAYIPKSLWPAVKDGLVATAEQIKVGDPADFSNFMGAVIDQKAFHKIKGYIDDAKQSKDARIIFGGDCDDKVGYFIQPTIIEALDPHYRSMREEIFGPVLTLYVYDDAKLDETLALCDTSSPYALTGAIYARDRRVIAHMTRALEHSAGNFYINDKPTGAVVGQQPFGGGRASGTNDKAGSIWNLLRWCSHRTIKETFHPITDFRYAYMENGGSA; from the coding sequence ATGGCGAATATTCGCAGTACAACCCCAACACCTCGCAATGAGCCCGTACTTGGCTATGCACCGGGCTCACCCGAACGCAGCACGCTGATCACTGAATTGAAGCGGCAGGCTGGAACACGGGTTGAAATTCCCCTGGTGATTGGTGAGAAGAAAATTCTGAACGCCAAAACCGAACATAAGGTCGTGAGTCCGCATAAGCATGCGCATCAGCTCGCGACCTATACAGCCGCGACCGCTGAAGACGTCCAGGCGGCGATTCAATCGAACCTTGCTGCCCGCAAGGAATGGGCGGCTTTGAACTGGGAGGATCGCGCAGCGGTCTTTCTGAAAGCGGCCGAGCTTTTAGCCGGTAAATATCGTCCCGTGATCAATGCCGCGACCATGCTGGGCCAGAGCAAGACCTCGCATCAGGCTGAAATTGATGCGGCGTGCGAACTCATCGACTTTTTCCGCTTCAACGTGCATTTCGCAGAACGCATCTATAGCGAGCAGCCGCAGTCCGCACCGGGCATGTGGAACCGAAGCGAAGCGCGGGGCCTGGAAGGCTTCGTTTACGCTGTTTGTCCTTTCAACTTCACATCCATCGCGATCAACCTGCCCACTGCTCCGGCGCTGATGGGCTGTTCGGTTCTTTGGAAACCGGCACCGACGTCGCTGCTGTCTGCTTATGTGGGCATGCAGGTGCTGGAAGAGGCCGGTCTGCCTCCGGGTGTCATCAACCTTGTGGTCGGTGATCCCGCTGTGATCAGTTCGGTGGCCCTGGCGCATCCGGATCTGGCTGGTATTCATTTCACGGGTTCGACGGGCGTCTTCAATATGCTATGGAAAACCGTGGGTCAGAATATCGACCGTTACAAAACCTATCCACGGTTGGTCGGCGAAACCGGGGGCAAGGATTTCGTCTTTGCGCATCCGAGCGCCAATGCGCAGGAGCTGGTCACCGGACTCATCCGTGGGGCCTTTGAATTCCAAGGGCAGAAATGCTCGGCGGCCTCGCGCGCGTATATTCCGAAAAGCCTTTGGCCAGCTGTGAAGGACGGACTGGTTGCGACGGCTGAGCAGATCAAGGTCGGTGATCCCGCGGATTTCTCGAACTTTATGGGCGCTGTGATCGATCAAAAGGCCTTCCATAAAATCAAAGGCTACATTGATGATGCAAAGCAGTCGAAGGATGCCCGCATCATTTTCGGTGGCGACTGTGATGACAAGGTCGGTTACTTCATTCAGCCGACCATTATCGAAGCTCTGGATCCGCATTATCGCAGCATGCGCGAAGAGATCTTCGGGCCGGTGCTCACGCTTTATGTTTACGATGATGCGAAGCTGGATGAAACTCTGGCGCTTTGCGATACGAGTTCGCCTTATGCTCTGACCGGAGCCATCTATGCCCGCGATCGCCGCGTGATTGCGCATATGACCCGCGCTCTGGAGCATAGCGCGGGCAACTTCTATATCAACGACAAACCCACCGGCGCCGTGGTCGGTCAGCAGCCTTTCGGCGGCGGCCGGGCGTCCGGCACCAATGATAAAGCCGGAAGCATCTGGAACCTTCTGCGCTGGTGTTCGCATCGCACCATCAAGGAAACCTTCCATCCCATCACCGACTTCCGTTATGCCTACATGGAGAACGGTGGTTCGGCATGA
- a CDS encoding redoxin domain-containing protein, which translates to MAVLVNKPAPDFTAPAVVNKEFQDVTLSSFRGKKNVVLFFYPLDFTFVCPTELHAFQEKLKDFKAKNTEVLAVSVDSKFSHLAWLNTSRDEGGIEGVTYPVISDIHK; encoded by the coding sequence ATGGCAGTACTCGTGAATAAGCCAGCACCTGATTTCACCGCCCCAGCTGTTGTGAATAAAGAGTTCCAGGACGTTACACTGTCCAGCTTTCGCGGCAAAAAAAATGTCGTTCTTTTCTTTTACCCACTCGATTTCACCTTCGTGTGCCCGACAGAGCTGCACGCGTTCCAGGAGAAACTGAAGGATTTTAAAGCCAAGAATACCGAAGTTCTGGCCGTGTCGGTCGATAGTAAATTCTCCCATCTCGCCTGGTTGAATACCTCACGCGACGAAGGCGGAATTGAAGGCGTGACCTATCCTGTCATCTCTGACATTCACAAAAG